Within the Miscanthus floridulus cultivar M001 chromosome 17, ASM1932011v1, whole genome shotgun sequence genome, the region TCCCGCTAGGTCTCTTTTGGGGCGGGCGGAGCCGGTTGTGCCGCTAGtaggcaggcggcggcggcgccatgagcAGCAGAGAGAGCGCTACCGGACCGGGAGAAGAAGAGCACAAAACCCCCGGCTCGGGCTGGGCTGGGCTCCGCGGTAAGCAGAGAGGGAAAGTGTTCAGCCAGAATGGGCCTGGGCTTGGTCTTGTTCTGGGCCTGTCATTCGTTTCATTTCGCGGCCCAAACGAGAACTACCAGGCGAACGAACGAGAACGAGCTGCGCTGCGTGGCGTGTGTGTGATTGGCGCCACGCGGCTTATCTTGGGAAATCCCGGCGGCCAATCACAGCCACCACCTTTGCTTGCCCTGCACGGCTGCACCTCCATCATCGCCAGCCAGTCAGTCCCCCAGCGGCCGCTACTGTACCCTCCTCAGCTAGCTCCGCTCCGATCCGTTCACCAGCGAGTACGTACGGACCAGACCAATGGCCCTGCGCATACCCACCATCTCCTCGTCCCACGGGCTGGCCTCCTCGCCGGCGCCCATCTCCACGACGTGCCGGCCGGCTGTCTTGGCGGTTGGCAGcagctgggcggcggcggcggtccagAAGAGGAGCCTGCTGCTGGCGATGACGGCCTCCGAGACGAGGGGAGTCGCGCCGTTGAGGTCGAGCGGGATCGAGACGACCTCGGTGGGAGCTGCGGCTGAGGCCGTCACCGGGCAGGTCACGGAGGTCAACAAGGACACCTTCTGGCCCATCGTCGAGGCCGCCGGCGACAAGGTCGTCGTCCTCGACATGTACACCGAGTGGTACGTGCAATTTTTTTTACTACTATAAGAATCTGAGACTGTAAATTGTAGAATCTGAGACAGTATTAATTCATTTGCAGGTGCGGGCCTTGCAAAATGATGGCTCCCAAGTTCCAGGAGATGTCTGAGAAGAACCTGGACGTTGTGTTCCTCAAGCTCGACTGCAACCAGGACAACAAGGTACGTCAGCTACCTACCTAGATTACTTAGCTTTGATTGACATCTATGATCTATCTCTTCTCTTCTGTGTCTGTATTTCATTCATCACTGCCACTGCTAGTTGTGTGGAATATGTAATGGCATGCATGAATACTGAAAAAAAAACCCTGCTGGCCACTGTATTTGTGTGGCACTTGCTTCTTGTTGCAGCCGCTTGCAAAGGAGCTGGGCATAAAGGTTGTTCCAACGTTCAAGATCCTCAAGGGTGGGAAGGTCGTCAAGGAGGTCACCGGCGCCAAGATCGAGGAGCTAGCGCATGCCATCGACACAGTCAAGTCAGGCTGATCAGAAGACAAACAAAATGGCCTGAAAGTTAAGCAAGATCGATCCATGTGCGCGAATGAACTAGCGTACGTGATGCATGTAACTAGTGTAGACTGTGAATGAATGAGCCCACCACATTGCACCGCCCCTTTTGTGGGAGTAGATACTCATCAAACATGCATGCAGAAAACAAGCTATTCTAGTTCTTCTGCTTATGATTTATCGATCGATCGGTCATCAAGACCGGGCAAATACACAATTAATCATTATTCATATGGATGGAGTACAGTGCTGCTAGCTCGTTGTAAATAACCATCATCAGGTTATCATCTTCTCGATTTCTTTTGTCTGTCTGATAACTGTCTGCTTCAGAGTTCAGAGCATTTGGTTTTCCGATCCTTGGACAAAAATTGGTGTGTGTGGTGCATGATCTGATTATCGATACATTGTTGCTCTGTTATGCGATGTCAGCTTCTAATGGAATCTGAAAAACATTTATCCTGACTCATGCATTGACTCTTGGGAACTGCAAGCATACTGCGCATATATGATCTTTTCATTCATCCAATAACAACTAATAACTTGTAGTAGGCACAACTAGAACGGTTGATGCAGCAGCGATAATCCCCCAAAACTTAATTCAGACAGCTTTTCCATATCATAGCTTCTAGTCTTCTACCATGCAAAAACCCCATCGTGCACTGAAGCTTGGCTTCAGATTCTAGTATCAAATTCACAAAAACAAGTTATTCCAGAGGCATATAAGCATATTCCTGCACCGAACTCGAAAAAACACTGTCATCCCACGATGCTCCACGTTGCAAAAGCACTATAGAGGTTTTGAACTTTTGAAGGTCCACGTAGAAAAAACACGTAGCGTGCAGGAAGGAGCACCAAAGCTTTTAAAAGAACCAATACACCAAGCCAACAAAggtcctgtttttttttttttgtctttacaAGCTGTCAGTGCACAAGCATCGCCTTCGTCCTCTCAGGTGGGTATCTGCAAATATTGACATCACAAAAAATCTAATAAATTCGGGATTCAGCAAGACATCAGTGGTTGCATCGACCGTGGAGAAAAAAGCAAGCCCATAATATGCCAATGGAC harbors:
- the LOC136517382 gene encoding thioredoxin F, chloroplastic-like, producing MALRIPTISSSHGLASSPAPISTTCRPAVLAVGSSWAAAAVQKRSLLLAMTASETRGVAPLRSSGIETTSVGAAAEAVTGQVTEVNKDTFWPIVEAAGDKVVVLDMYTEWCGPCKMMAPKFQEMSEKNLDVVFLKLDCNQDNKPLAKELGIKVVPTFKILKGGKVVKEVTGAKIEELAHAIDTVKSG